From the Gordonia bronchialis DSM 43247 genome, one window contains:
- the manB gene encoding mannose-1-phosphate guanylyltransferase, whose amino-acid sequence MDENTVGGSVSDAGSGEVQAVVLVGGKGTRLRPLTLSAPKPMLPTAGLPFLTHLLSRIRAAGIRDVVLSTSFKANVFSEYYGDGSKLGLRLTYVTEESPLGTGGGIRNVLDVITADTVVVFNGDVLGGTDVREVIDGHRQSGADVTLHLVRVSDPRAFGCVPTDDEGRVTAFLEKTQDPPTDQINAGTYVFRREIIESIPAGIPVSVEREVFPRLLLEGKHIHGHVDHAYWRDMGTPEDFVRGSADLVRGIAPSPALGDRHGESLVHEGAGVGPGALLIGGTVVGRGAEVGPRARLDGAVIFDGAVIEAGAVVERSIVGFGARVGPRALIRDTVIGDGADIGARCELLRGARVWPGIQIPDNGVRFSTDV is encoded by the coding sequence GTGGACGAGAACACCGTGGGGGGCTCGGTGTCCGACGCCGGTTCCGGCGAGGTCCAGGCAGTGGTGCTGGTCGGCGGAAAAGGCACCCGGCTGCGGCCGCTCACCCTGTCCGCGCCCAAGCCGATGTTGCCGACCGCCGGGCTGCCGTTCCTGACCCACCTGTTGTCGCGCATCCGGGCGGCAGGCATCCGGGACGTCGTGCTGAGCACCTCGTTCAAGGCGAATGTGTTCAGTGAGTACTACGGCGATGGCTCCAAACTGGGTCTACGGCTCACCTACGTCACCGAGGAGTCACCGTTGGGCACCGGCGGTGGTATCCGCAACGTGCTCGACGTGATCACCGCCGACACCGTCGTCGTGTTCAACGGTGACGTCCTCGGCGGTACCGACGTCCGCGAGGTCATCGACGGCCATCGGCAGTCGGGTGCCGACGTGACCCTGCACCTCGTCCGGGTCAGTGACCCCCGCGCGTTCGGCTGCGTGCCCACCGACGACGAGGGCCGGGTGACGGCATTCCTGGAGAAGACACAGGACCCGCCGACCGACCAGATCAACGCCGGCACCTACGTGTTCCGCCGCGAGATCATCGAATCGATCCCGGCCGGTATCCCGGTGTCGGTCGAACGCGAGGTCTTCCCCCGACTGTTGCTCGAGGGCAAACACATTCACGGCCACGTCGACCACGCCTACTGGCGCGACATGGGCACCCCCGAGGACTTCGTCCGCGGATCGGCCGACCTCGTGCGCGGCATCGCACCCTCGCCCGCGCTCGGTGACCGGCACGGCGAGTCGCTGGTGCACGAGGGCGCCGGGGTGGGGCCGGGCGCCCTGCTCATCGGGGGGACGGTCGTGGGGCGCGGTGCCGAGGTCGGCCCACGCGCCCGGCTCGACGGCGCGGTCATCTTCGACGGCGCCGTGATCGAGGCCGGGGCCGTGGTGGAACGCAGCATCGTCGGGTTCGGTGCGCGCGTGGGACCGCGGGCGCTGATCCGGGACACGGTGATCGGCGACGGCGCCGACATCGGGGCCCGCTGCGAACTGTTGCGCGGTGCGCGGGTGTGGCCCGGCATCCAGATCCCCGACAACGGGGTTCGGTTCTCGACCGACGTGTGA
- a CDS encoding O-methyltransferase — protein sequence MTDSSSPALISYAESAIVEDDALLAARTRAAELGTNPVSPSVGALLALLARATDARAVVEIGTGTGVSGLWLLNGMAPDGVLTTIDPEPEHHRAARRSFAGGDIPAGRTRLINGTPTEVLPRLTDASYDLVFVDGPLIDHPRYVREAIRMLRPGGVVVVHNATADGAVGDPGRNDPVTAAAREAAMIIADDEQLLPVVIPLGAGVLAAAKAR from the coding sequence GTGACCGACTCATCATCGCCGGCCCTCATCTCCTATGCGGAGTCGGCCATCGTCGAGGACGACGCCCTGCTGGCCGCCCGTACCCGCGCGGCGGAGCTGGGCACGAACCCGGTGAGTCCCTCGGTGGGCGCGCTGCTGGCGCTCTTGGCCCGCGCGACCGACGCACGTGCCGTCGTCGAGATCGGCACCGGGACCGGCGTGAGCGGATTGTGGCTGCTCAACGGGATGGCGCCCGATGGTGTGCTGACGACGATCGACCCCGAACCCGAGCATCACCGCGCCGCGCGGCGCTCCTTTGCCGGCGGCGACATCCCGGCCGGGCGGACGCGTCTGATCAACGGCACCCCCACCGAGGTGCTCCCCCGCCTCACCGACGCGTCCTATGACCTGGTGTTCGTCGACGGCCCGCTGATCGATCACCCGCGTTACGTGCGCGAGGCCATCCGGATGCTGCGGCCCGGCGGTGTGGTGGTGGTGCACAACGCCACCGCCGACGGTGCGGTCGGCGATCCCGGCCGCAACGACCCGGTGACCGCCGCCGCCCGGGAGGCGGCCATGATCATCGCCGACGACGAGCAGCTCCTGCCGGTGGTCATCCCGCTCGGTGCCGGTGTCCTCGCCGCCGCCAAGGCACGCTGA
- a CDS encoding Mrp/NBP35 family ATP-binding protein: MTIGVSPTESSVRAALSKVRDPEIGKPITEIGMVKSVSINDDASIDVSVYLTTSGCPMRNEIADRVRSAVADVPGAGTVRVDLDVMNDEQRTELRKKLRGDKAEPVIPFAQPGSLTRVYAVASGKGGVGKSSVTVNLATALAARGLSVGVLDADIYGHSVPRMLGSDAKPTQVEKMIMPPISHGVKFISIGQFTDGNTPVTWRGPMLHRALQQFLADVYWGDLDVLLLDLPPGTGDVAISIAQLIPGAEILVITTPQQAAAEVAERAGAIALQTRQKILGVVENMSWLELPDGTRMEPFGAGGGEQVAQRLTRAVGAPVELLGQVPLETTLREGGDAGVPVVLSAPESASGSALRTIAERLAVRKRGLAGMSLGLDTVRHD; the protein is encoded by the coding sequence ATGACAATCGGAGTCTCCCCCACGGAATCCTCGGTTCGCGCTGCGTTGAGCAAGGTTCGCGACCCCGAGATCGGTAAGCCCATCACCGAGATCGGCATGGTCAAATCGGTGTCGATCAACGACGACGCGAGTATCGACGTGTCGGTCTACCTGACGACGTCGGGCTGCCCGATGCGCAACGAGATCGCCGACCGCGTCCGGAGTGCCGTCGCGGACGTCCCCGGCGCCGGCACCGTCCGCGTGGATCTCGACGTGATGAACGACGAGCAACGCACCGAGCTGCGCAAGAAGTTGCGTGGCGACAAGGCGGAGCCGGTGATCCCGTTTGCCCAGCCCGGCTCATTGACCCGGGTGTATGCGGTGGCTTCCGGCAAGGGCGGCGTCGGCAAGTCGAGTGTGACGGTCAATCTCGCGACCGCGCTGGCCGCACGCGGACTCAGCGTGGGCGTCCTCGACGCGGACATCTACGGCCATTCGGTTCCGCGGATGCTGGGCAGCGATGCGAAGCCGACACAGGTCGAGAAGATGATCATGCCGCCGATCAGCCATGGCGTGAAGTTCATCTCGATCGGCCAGTTCACCGACGGCAACACCCCGGTGACCTGGCGTGGACCGATGCTGCACCGCGCTCTTCAGCAGTTCCTCGCCGATGTGTACTGGGGCGATCTCGACGTCCTGCTGCTCGATCTGCCGCCCGGCACCGGTGATGTCGCCATCTCGATCGCCCAGCTGATCCCCGGTGCCGAGATCCTGGTGATCACCACCCCGCAGCAGGCGGCTGCCGAGGTGGCCGAGCGGGCCGGCGCGATCGCCCTGCAGACCCGCCAGAAGATTCTCGGGGTCGTGGAGAACATGTCCTGGCTCGAACTGCCCGACGGCACGCGGATGGAGCCGTTCGGCGCCGGCGGCGGCGAGCAGGTGGCGCAACGACTCACCCGCGCCGTGGGCGCGCCGGTGGAGTTGCTCGGGCAGGTTCCGCTGGAGACGACTCTGCGTGAGGGCGGTGACGCCGGCGTGCCGGTGGTGTTGTCGGCGCCCGAGTCGGCGTCCGGGTCGGCGTTGCGGACGATCGCGGAGCGGCTGGCGGTTCGCAAACGCGGCCTGGCCGGGATGAGTCTCGGACTCGACACGGTACGCCACGACTGA
- a CDS encoding lytic transglycosylase domain-containing protein, which produces MSSLSGRGGLFRRARGPRRPHRYPRRVLSVATGSAVVGALVLATATSSAHGGIAPTATVTDDLPVIVAEIVASTPTAPLGFAPPPPKAVAAIAPQFRIAADLPSGPLGIPGIVLQAYKLAANRIGAESPQCKLPWFLLAGIGRIESNHASNGSVDQYGTTINPIAGPVLDGSLAGNAVIRDTDGGRIDGDSGHDRAMGPMQFIPSTWAAWGSDGNGDGKADPNNVFDATYSAGRYLCAGVTDIMNDRNKVAAVLRYNHSMEYVANVLSWAGAYATGVMPTNPIPEPKHAKSSSRSSSSKPSTPSRPSGSESESSTSSSTTSTPPPCLVICLPTITLPPLPGQPRATPKQNAPRQEAPRSGRAQTTPPTADSTPVPRR; this is translated from the coding sequence ATGAGTTCTCTGTCGGGTCGCGGCGGCCTGTTCCGGCGTGCCCGGGGACCTCGCCGGCCGCACCGGTATCCGCGGCGCGTCCTGAGCGTCGCCACCGGCAGCGCGGTGGTGGGGGCCCTGGTGCTGGCCACCGCCACCTCGAGCGCCCACGGCGGAATCGCACCGACGGCCACGGTGACCGACGATCTCCCGGTGATCGTCGCCGAGATCGTCGCGTCGACGCCGACCGCACCGCTCGGGTTCGCCCCGCCGCCTCCGAAGGCGGTCGCCGCGATCGCTCCACAGTTCCGCATCGCCGCCGATCTGCCCTCCGGGCCGCTCGGCATCCCCGGCATCGTCCTGCAGGCCTACAAGCTCGCCGCGAACCGCATCGGGGCCGAATCCCCGCAATGCAAACTGCCGTGGTTCCTGCTGGCCGGGATCGGGCGCATCGAGTCGAACCACGCGAGCAACGGTTCGGTGGATCAATACGGCACCACGATCAATCCCATCGCGGGACCCGTTCTCGACGGTTCGCTCGCCGGCAACGCCGTCATCCGCGACACCGACGGCGGACGCATCGACGGCGACTCCGGCCACGACCGGGCGATGGGCCCCATGCAGTTCATCCCGAGCACCTGGGCGGCCTGGGGCTCGGACGGCAACGGTGACGGGAAAGCCGACCCCAACAACGTCTTCGACGCGACCTACTCGGCCGGGCGCTACCTCTGCGCCGGGGTCACCGACATCATGAACGACCGCAACAAGGTCGCCGCGGTCCTGCGTTACAACCACTCGATGGAATACGTCGCAAACGTGCTGAGCTGGGCGGGCGCCTACGCGACCGGCGTGATGCCGACCAATCCGATCCCCGAACCCAAGCACGCGAAGTCCTCATCGCGCTCCTCGTCGTCCAAGCCGTCCACACCGTCGCGGCCCAGCGGCAGCGAGTCCGAATCCTCGACCTCGTCGAGCACGACGTCCACCCCGCCGCCCTGCCTGGTGATCTGCCTTCCGACGATCACCCTGCCGCCGCTGCCGGGCCAGCCCCGGGCGACACCCAAACAGAACGCTCCGCGCCAGGAGGCGCCCCGCTCCGGTCGTGCCCAGACCACTCCGCCGACCGCGGATTCCACCCCGGTGCCCCGACGGTAG
- a CDS encoding trypsin-like peptidase domain-containing protein has translation MNDGGANDSDGADTRGADNKGADNRDADNRDPNSGNAREAIFSPFARPENPGAGATVVGDPAATSRRSLHVPVSPGTAQVFGRPDGAHGSFATSPSTQTPQPHIAPPDPVLAEAFGRPAGSDETLQRDPLATYGEADDEPAPADPWRDPESPAHLDTPAVAVATPAPPSAPGPKLGVRDILFGNRVSWVALVVLAVIALLIGILGGLMGRMTAGTSAPLHSNTVELSTDDSTGNGDPRSPVARVVQAVERSVVEIDVRTASASGTGSGFVISPQGYILTNNHVISMAATERSARLEVVFFDRQRVPARVVGRDPKTDLAVIKVDNVANLVVAKLGNSGDLQIGEEVVAFGSPLGLNRTVTSGIVSALNRAVALAPDAESDTDAVIDAIQTDAAINPGNSGGPLVNDRAQVVGINTAIRSGGGGSIGLGFAIPISQAEPIAQTLIRDGAVKHPQIGVNVSSVRNERVLGAQVRNVVSGGPADRAGLRENDVIVQFNGRPVESADELNVAVRTAKIGESVPFKYSRDNRVFTGTITPVSD, from the coding sequence GTGAACGACGGCGGTGCGAACGACAGCGACGGTGCCGACACCAGGGGCGCTGACAACAAGGGCGCTGACAACAGGGACGCTGACAACAGGGACCCGAACAGCGGTAACGCTCGGGAGGCGATTTTCTCCCCATTCGCGCGCCCGGAGAACCCGGGCGCCGGGGCAACGGTCGTCGGCGATCCCGCCGCCACGTCGCGTCGCAGCCTGCATGTGCCGGTCTCGCCGGGAACCGCTCAGGTCTTCGGTCGGCCCGACGGTGCGCACGGATCGTTCGCGACCTCGCCGTCGACGCAAACTCCCCAACCGCACATCGCTCCGCCCGACCCGGTGCTCGCGGAGGCGTTCGGCCGGCCCGCGGGTTCCGACGAGACCCTGCAGCGCGACCCGCTCGCGACCTATGGCGAAGCCGACGACGAGCCGGCGCCGGCCGACCCGTGGCGCGACCCGGAGAGCCCGGCGCATCTCGACACCCCCGCGGTCGCCGTCGCCACGCCCGCCCCACCGAGCGCTCCCGGTCCCAAACTGGGAGTGCGCGACATCCTCTTCGGCAACCGCGTCAGTTGGGTGGCCCTCGTGGTGCTCGCGGTCATCGCGCTGCTCATCGGCATTCTCGGCGGGCTGATGGGCCGGATGACCGCCGGCACTTCGGCGCCCCTGCACAGCAACACCGTCGAACTGTCCACCGACGACTCCACCGGTAACGGCGACCCGCGTTCGCCCGTCGCCCGCGTGGTGCAGGCGGTGGAACGCTCAGTGGTGGAGATCGACGTCCGTACCGCGAGCGCGTCGGGGACGGGGTCGGGTTTCGTGATCAGTCCCCAGGGCTACATCCTCACGAACAATCACGTGATCTCGATGGCCGCGACCGAACGCAGCGCCAGGCTGGAGGTCGTCTTCTTCGATCGCCAGCGTGTGCCCGCACGGGTCGTCGGGCGCGACCCCAAGACCGACCTCGCGGTGATCAAGGTCGACAACGTCGCCAACCTGGTGGTCGCGAAGCTGGGTAACTCCGGTGACCTGCAGATCGGTGAAGAGGTCGTCGCCTTCGGTTCGCCACTCGGCCTCAACCGAACCGTGACCAGCGGAATCGTCAGCGCGCTCAACCGTGCCGTGGCGTTGGCGCCGGATGCGGAATCCGACACCGACGCGGTCATCGACGCCATCCAGACCGACGCGGCGATCAACCCCGGCAACTCGGGCGGCCCGCTGGTGAACGATCGCGCGCAGGTCGTCGGCATCAACACCGCCATCCGCAGCGGTGGTGGCGGCTCGATCGGACTGGGCTTCGCGATCCCGATCAGCCAGGCCGAACCAATCGCGCAGACCCTCATCCGTGACGGTGCGGTCAAGCACCCACAGATCGGGGTCAACGTCAGCTCGGTCCGCAACGAACGCGTTCTCGGGGCCCAGGTCCGCAACGTGGTCAGCGGTGGTCCCGCCGATCGTGCCGGACTGCGCGAGAACGACGTGATCGTGCAGTTCAACGGCCGGCCGGTGGAAAGCGCCGACGAGTTGAATGTCGCGGTGCGTACCGCGAAGATCGGCGAGTCAGTACCATTCAAGTACTCCCGGGACAATCGGGTGTTCACCGGCACCATCACGCCCGTCAGTGACTGA
- the tatB gene encoding Sec-independent protein translocase protein TatB — protein MFSSIGWGEIAILVIAGLIILGPERLPGAISWTFKSLRQVRDYATGATSQLKDELGTDFEDLRKPLAELNELRGMTPRSIVTKHLLDGDDSVFRMVSDATTFDRTADTPAVKPVSAPMPETPTPESTDRQGSNTSGTKRPGVEMRKHSNRKPAVEDWDAT, from the coding sequence ATGTTCAGCAGCATCGGTTGGGGAGAGATCGCGATCCTGGTGATCGCGGGTCTCATCATCCTCGGTCCGGAACGCCTGCCCGGAGCCATCTCCTGGACGTTCAAATCCCTGCGTCAGGTCCGTGACTATGCGACGGGTGCGACCAGCCAGCTCAAGGACGAACTGGGCACCGACTTCGAGGACCTGCGCAAACCGCTGGCCGAACTGAACGAATTGCGTGGCATGACCCCGCGGTCGATTGTCACCAAACACCTGCTCGACGGGGACGACTCCGTCTTCCGGATGGTCTCCGACGCAACGACTTTCGACCGGACGGCGGATACGCCGGCGGTCAAGCCGGTATCTGCGCCGATGCCCGAGACGCCGACGCCCGAGTCAACGGATCGCCAGGGGTCGAACACGAGCGGGACGAAGCGTCCGGGCGTCGAGATGCGCAAGCACAGCAACCGTAAACCGGCGGTGGAGGACTGGGACGCCACCTGA
- a CDS encoding glycosyltransferase family 2 protein, whose amino-acid sequence MSAPTPASPEFAVVTVTYWSGDYLTTFLRSLDVASEQRPSVIIADNGSGDGAPEAAERDHERVRLVRTGGNIGYGGAINRAVADLDPDVEYVVIANPDIEWLPGAIDELLDAARRWPDAGALGPLIREPDGTVYPSARRVPDLISGTGHAILGTVWKSNPWTAAYRDDDAEPSERTTGWLSGSCLLVRRKAFDAISGFDPRYFMYMEDVDLGDRLGRAGWSNVYVPSAEVIHTKGHTAGRNPEKMLPAHHRSAYRFQADRNPGVLRAPLRLVLHAGLAVRSRLAVRAARRGLRDDAQTGTDGQAQNS is encoded by the coding sequence GTGTCTGCCCCAACACCGGCGTCCCCGGAGTTCGCCGTCGTCACCGTCACCTACTGGTCGGGTGACTACCTGACGACCTTTCTGCGCAGTCTGGACGTCGCGTCCGAGCAGCGGCCGTCGGTGATCATCGCCGACAACGGTTCCGGTGACGGAGCGCCGGAGGCCGCCGAACGTGACCACGAGCGGGTGAGGTTGGTGCGCACCGGCGGAAACATCGGCTACGGCGGCGCCATCAACCGCGCCGTGGCCGACCTGGACCCCGACGTCGAATACGTGGTGATCGCCAATCCCGACATCGAGTGGCTGCCCGGAGCCATCGACGAGCTCCTCGACGCCGCGCGCCGATGGCCGGATGCGGGCGCGTTGGGGCCGCTGATCCGCGAACCCGACGGCACCGTTTACCCGTCGGCCCGCCGGGTCCCCGATCTGATCTCGGGCACCGGTCACGCGATCCTCGGCACGGTGTGGAAATCCAATCCGTGGACGGCGGCCTACCGCGACGACGACGCCGAGCCATCCGAACGAACCACCGGTTGGTTGTCGGGATCGTGTCTATTGGTGCGGCGCAAGGCATTCGACGCCATCAGTGGTTTCGACCCGCGGTATTTCATGTACATGGAGGACGTCGATCTCGGTGACCGGCTGGGTCGTGCCGGCTGGTCCAACGTCTACGTCCCGTCGGCCGAGGTGATCCACACCAAGGGGCACACCGCCGGACGCAACCCGGAGAAGATGCTGCCCGCGCATCATCGCAGCGCCTACCGATTCCAGGCGGACCGCAATCCGGGGGTCCTGCGGGCGCCGCTGCGCCTGGTCCTACATGCCGGGCTGGCAGTGCGGTCACGGCTCGCCGTCCGTGCAGCCCGCCGGGGACTGCGCGATGATGCCCAGACCGGCACCGACGGACAGGCACAGAACTCATGA
- the sigE gene encoding RNA polymerase sigma factor SigE, whose amino-acid sequence MTEQRERNTPPTMTDPLESADTVPAGTAGFDATGNDLLMPSWDELVREHADRVYRLAYRLSGNQHDAEDLTQETFIRVFRSLSNYRPGTFEGWLHRITTNLFLDMVRRRNKIRMEALPEEYDRVPADTPDPQQVFDATNLDPDLQRALDSLAPEFRAAVVLCDIEGLSYEEIATTLGVKLGTVRSRIHRGRQTIRDALAAQGHTSSRSVAVGR is encoded by the coding sequence TTGACCGAGCAGCGAGAAAGGAACACACCACCCACGATGACTGATCCCCTGGAGTCCGCCGACACCGTCCCTGCCGGGACTGCCGGGTTCGACGCCACCGGCAACGATCTGTTGATGCCGTCCTGGGACGAACTGGTGCGTGAGCACGCCGATCGTGTGTACCGCCTCGCCTATCGCCTCTCGGGAAATCAGCACGACGCCGAGGACCTGACCCAGGAGACGTTCATCCGCGTGTTCCGGTCGCTGTCGAATTATCGGCCCGGAACCTTCGAGGGCTGGTTGCACCGCATCACCACCAACCTGTTCCTGGACATGGTGCGTCGCCGCAACAAGATCCGCATGGAGGCGCTGCCCGAGGAGTACGACCGCGTACCGGCCGACACCCCGGACCCGCAGCAGGTCTTCGATGCCACCAACCTCGATCCCGACCTGCAACGCGCGCTCGACTCGCTGGCCCCGGAATTCCGCGCCGCAGTGGTGTTGTGCGACATCGAGGGTCTGTCCTACGAGGAGATCGCCACGACGCTCGGCGTCAAGCTCGGCACCGTGCGCAGCCGTATCCACCGAGGTCGGCAGACCATCCGCGATGCTCTCGCCGCCCAGGGGCACACCAGCAGCCGGTCGGTTGCCGTGGGCCGCTGA
- the rfbD gene encoding dTDP-4-dehydrorhamnose reductase — MVRMSPSASATVYIVGAAGQLGTALRARRPADFPGHDIRALTSADLDIGDEASVRAALGDLAAGDVVINCAAYTDVDGAQSDEAGAYRVNADGPAHLARATVAAGAWLIHVSTDYVFSGQVGGSETGPRSPALPYEPDDVGEVIPATVYGASKLAGERSALDTDPRTTVVRTAWVYTGGPDSRDFVGTMRRLEQTRETVSVVDDQVGSPTYARDLADGLWELAATGPTEAVAGAVLHGTNAGRASWYEVARAVFAQVGASPDRVHPCTTAEFPRPAPRPAFSVLSGASWAAAGLRPLREWRAALDEAIGASEPASGSLP, encoded by the coding sequence ATGGTGCGCATGTCACCTTCAGCTTCGGCGACCGTGTACATCGTCGGCGCCGCCGGTCAGCTCGGTACCGCCCTGCGCGCACGGCGGCCGGCCGACTTCCCCGGTCACGATATCCGCGCGCTCACCTCGGCCGACCTGGACATCGGCGACGAGGCCTCCGTGCGCGCCGCGCTGGGCGATCTGGCGGCGGGTGACGTGGTGATCAACTGCGCCGCCTACACCGATGTCGACGGCGCACAGAGCGACGAGGCCGGTGCCTATCGCGTCAACGCGGATGGCCCGGCCCATCTCGCGCGGGCAACGGTGGCGGCCGGGGCGTGGCTCATCCACGTATCCACCGACTATGTCTTCAGCGGTCAGGTCGGTGGCAGCGAGACCGGCCCGCGGTCTCCCGCGCTACCCTACGAACCGGACGACGTGGGGGAGGTGATACCGGCCACTGTCTACGGAGCCAGCAAACTCGCGGGCGAACGATCCGCGCTGGACACCGACCCCCGGACCACCGTGGTGCGCACCGCCTGGGTCTACACCGGCGGCCCCGACAGTCGCGACTTCGTGGGCACCATGCGGCGGCTCGAGCAGACCCGCGAGACGGTGTCGGTGGTCGACGATCAGGTCGGTTCACCGACGTACGCCCGCGATCTGGCCGACGGTCTGTGGGAACTCGCCGCGACCGGACCCACCGAGGCGGTGGCGGGCGCCGTCCTGCATGGCACCAACGCCGGGCGCGCCAGCTGGTATGAGGTGGCGCGCGCCGTGTTCGCCCAGGTCGGGGCCTCGCCGGACCGCGTGCACCCCTGTACCACCGCCGAATTCCCCCGTCCGGCACCGCGGCCGGCGTTCTCCGTCCTGTCCGGTGCCTCGTGGGCGGCCGCGGGGTTACGTCCCCTACGTGAATGGCGGGCGGCGCTCGACGAGGCGATCGGTGCGTCAGAGCCCGCGTCCGGTTCGTTACCCTGA